One Chiloscyllium plagiosum isolate BGI_BamShark_2017 chromosome 12, ASM401019v2, whole genome shotgun sequence DNA window includes the following coding sequences:
- the LOC122555033 gene encoding galactosylgalactosylxylosylprotein 3-beta-glucuronosyltransferase 1-like isoform X2 — protein MASSGLLVLSGLKPAKCCWNSTHSEEPDNGTKRILTNSSQNKEEQSVCVHQEAMLTQQIIKLEYIYTRPPQWSQSLPTIYVITPTYTRPVQKAELTRLANTFLHVQNLHWIVVEDSPRRTGLVALLLEKSGLNFTHLNIQSPKSVKMGLSKSSSRTPRGTLQRNLGLRWLRDKLNPNESSEGVVYFADDDNTYSLELFEEMRFTKKVSVWPVAFVGGLLYESPKVNNAGKVIGWKTVFDPNRPFAIDMAGFAINIKLILMKPSANFQLYGIKGGYQETSLLRELITLKELEPKASNCTKVK, from the exons ATGGCATCAAGTGGACTGCTTGTCCTGAGTGGTCTCAAGCCTGCTaagtgttgttggaacagcactcattcag AGGAGCCTGACAATGGAACTAAAAGGATACTCACCAACAGCTCTCAAAACAAAGAGGAACAAAGTGTCTGTGTCCACCAGGAAGCAATGCTTACTCAGCAGATCATCAAACTGGAATACATATACACCAGACCTCCCCAGTGGTCTCAGTCCTTACCAACCATCTACGTCATAACACCGACCTATACGAGACCAGTTCAGAAAGCAGAGCTGACCAGGCTAGCTAACACTTTCCTCCACGTACAGAACCTGCACTGGATTGTTGTTGAGGACTCTCCCCGCAGGACCGGTTTAGTAGCACTGCTGCTGGAAAAGAGTGGACTGAACTTCACCCATCTGAACATCCAAAGCCCAAAAAGTGTGAAGATGGGCCTCAGTAAATCATCTTCTCGCACGCCAAGGGGTACTCTGCAAAGAAATTTGGGTCTGCGTTGGTTGAGAGACAAATTGAACCCTAATGAATCATCAGAGGGCGTGGTTTACTTTGCTGATGATGACAACACTTACAGTTTGGAACTCTTTGAGGAG atgCGATTCACAAAAAAGGTTTCAGTATGGCCTGTAGCTTTCGTTGGTGGACTGCTATACGAGTCTCCCAAAGTGAACAATGCAGGAAAAGTCATCGGTTGGAAAACTGTTTTTGACCCAAATAGACCTTTTGCTATTGATATGGCAGGGTTTGCAATCAACATTAAGTTGATACTCATGAAACCTTCAGCCAACTTTCAGCTGTATGGAATCAAGGGAGGATACCAGGAAACCAGCTTGTTGCGGGAACTCATAACTTTAAAAGAGCTGGAACCTAAAGCTTCAAATTGCACTAAAGTAAAGTAA
- the LOC122555033 gene encoding galactosylgalactosylxylosylprotein 3-beta-glucuronosyltransferase 1-like isoform X4: protein MMKEEPDNGTKRILTNSSQNKEEQSVCVHQEAMLTQQIIKLEYIYTRPPQWSQSLPTIYVITPTYTRPVQKAELTRLANTFLHVQNLHWIVVEDSPRRTGLVALLLEKSGLNFTHLNIQSPKSVKMGLSKSSSRTPRGTLQRNLGLRWLRDKLNPNESSEGVVYFADDDNTYSLELFEEMRFTKKVSVWPVAFVGGLLYESPKVNNAGKVIGWKTVFDPNRPFAIDMAGFAINIKLILMKPSANFQLYGIKGGYQETSLLRELITLKELEPKASNCTKVK, encoded by the exons ATGATGAAAG AGGAGCCTGACAATGGAACTAAAAGGATACTCACCAACAGCTCTCAAAACAAAGAGGAACAAAGTGTCTGTGTCCACCAGGAAGCAATGCTTACTCAGCAGATCATCAAACTGGAATACATATACACCAGACCTCCCCAGTGGTCTCAGTCCTTACCAACCATCTACGTCATAACACCGACCTATACGAGACCAGTTCAGAAAGCAGAGCTGACCAGGCTAGCTAACACTTTCCTCCACGTACAGAACCTGCACTGGATTGTTGTTGAGGACTCTCCCCGCAGGACCGGTTTAGTAGCACTGCTGCTGGAAAAGAGTGGACTGAACTTCACCCATCTGAACATCCAAAGCCCAAAAAGTGTGAAGATGGGCCTCAGTAAATCATCTTCTCGCACGCCAAGGGGTACTCTGCAAAGAAATTTGGGTCTGCGTTGGTTGAGAGACAAATTGAACCCTAATGAATCATCAGAGGGCGTGGTTTACTTTGCTGATGATGACAACACTTACAGTTTGGAACTCTTTGAGGAG atgCGATTCACAAAAAAGGTTTCAGTATGGCCTGTAGCTTTCGTTGGTGGACTGCTATACGAGTCTCCCAAAGTGAACAATGCAGGAAAAGTCATCGGTTGGAAAACTGTTTTTGACCCAAATAGACCTTTTGCTATTGATATGGCAGGGTTTGCAATCAACATTAAGTTGATACTCATGAAACCTTCAGCCAACTTTCAGCTGTATGGAATCAAGGGAGGATACCAGGAAACCAGCTTGTTGCGGGAACTCATAACTTTAAAAGAGCTGGAACCTAAAGCTTCAAATTGCACTAAAGTAAAGTAA
- the LOC122555033 gene encoding galactosylgalactosylxylosylprotein 3-beta-glucuronosyltransferase 1-like isoform X3 has product MTEKCSSHTEEPDNGTKRILTNSSQNKEEQSVCVHQEAMLTQQIIKLEYIYTRPPQWSQSLPTIYVITPTYTRPVQKAELTRLANTFLHVQNLHWIVVEDSPRRTGLVALLLEKSGLNFTHLNIQSPKSVKMGLSKSSSRTPRGTLQRNLGLRWLRDKLNPNESSEGVVYFADDDNTYSLELFEEMRFTKKVSVWPVAFVGGLLYESPKVNNAGKVIGWKTVFDPNRPFAIDMAGFAINIKLILMKPSANFQLYGIKGGYQETSLLRELITLKELEPKASNCTKVK; this is encoded by the exons AGGAGCCTGACAATGGAACTAAAAGGATACTCACCAACAGCTCTCAAAACAAAGAGGAACAAAGTGTCTGTGTCCACCAGGAAGCAATGCTTACTCAGCAGATCATCAAACTGGAATACATATACACCAGACCTCCCCAGTGGTCTCAGTCCTTACCAACCATCTACGTCATAACACCGACCTATACGAGACCAGTTCAGAAAGCAGAGCTGACCAGGCTAGCTAACACTTTCCTCCACGTACAGAACCTGCACTGGATTGTTGTTGAGGACTCTCCCCGCAGGACCGGTTTAGTAGCACTGCTGCTGGAAAAGAGTGGACTGAACTTCACCCATCTGAACATCCAAAGCCCAAAAAGTGTGAAGATGGGCCTCAGTAAATCATCTTCTCGCACGCCAAGGGGTACTCTGCAAAGAAATTTGGGTCTGCGTTGGTTGAGAGACAAATTGAACCCTAATGAATCATCAGAGGGCGTGGTTTACTTTGCTGATGATGACAACACTTACAGTTTGGAACTCTTTGAGGAG atgCGATTCACAAAAAAGGTTTCAGTATGGCCTGTAGCTTTCGTTGGTGGACTGCTATACGAGTCTCCCAAAGTGAACAATGCAGGAAAAGTCATCGGTTGGAAAACTGTTTTTGACCCAAATAGACCTTTTGCTATTGATATGGCAGGGTTTGCAATCAACATTAAGTTGATACTCATGAAACCTTCAGCCAACTTTCAGCTGTATGGAATCAAGGGAGGATACCAGGAAACCAGCTTGTTGCGGGAACTCATAACTTTAAAAGAGCTGGAACCTAAAGCTTCAAATTGCACTAAAGTAAAGTAA